ggtttagtctaggcactcacaatacacttaacagctccaaaaaccaaaatttggtcaggccaatcacatcgtgtgtagcgtctgtggggcgggcttaacatgatgacgacagagctgcgacggttcctacttgaaaacttcgttcttcgttgctctgattggtcatagcgctatcctattgcgtgcagaggcattttgagggacaaccttatatcccgccccttgcattgagccgtttgtgtgaagagttgccagaccttacatcttgatgtaggtctggctaaccaggctaggtTCTAGACTCTTTAAAGAGCAAATAATAATTTGAACACTTGgcattattgtttattatcgTGTTTGAGTCATTCTCTTCATTTTTGAGTGTAAGGGTTTGCTGACGTATTTAATATGTTGTTGAAAGGTGGCCAAAGTGAGCAATACAGCTTACAGAATCCTTTAAGGCtgattttgaattattttatacattttagatTTAGAAAATGGTTACTTAtgacactctaaaaatggctgggttaattttgacccataatgggtaaatattggacaaaacacattggttaaaaataacccaatgtcaggtttttgttatgcaaccatggggtataataacccagcagttgggttaaaacaacccagcattgggtcaattttaacccagcagtgtgttctgtccaatatttacccattatgggtcaaaaataacccagccattttaaaagtgtgcacattaaaaagtgaaagtagggtatacttcaattggtaagaCTAAAGCACaaaatttgaaataaaagtttttaatcactttttacagtttatgagccccattcacttccatagttggaaaaaagaataatatggaagtaaatggggcttACAAACATTCCTCTAAATATCCTCCTTCatattcatcagaacaaagagatgtatgcatgtttgtaacaacatgagaggaaatgatgacatagttttcatttttgggtgaactatccctttaaatataaatgatgtcatagaagaaccattttagtggtATGGCTCCATAAAGAACCTTATTACTTCCGAAGAATCTTTCAGTTTCACAAAAAGGTTTTTTATAGTGCATAATGGAACTTAAAAATACCACCAACATGTTTCGGCCTACATCTAGGCCTTCATAAGGGCAGAAATGTTGTTTTATAATTTAGAAGAGTGCCTTGGTTtccttttgttatttttgatattttgcttATTTGCCAAAGAGCACCTTcgatttatatatattttttgacattCTGTATACTGTTTTGAACGCCGTAGCCCTCCAGCCCCTTCTTTGTGGGTGATTGTTTTTAAGGTTTTTTATACTCTTTCAAAAATATATCTTTGACTCAATGGGTCTTTGAGGAACCAGAAACAGTTCTTGTGAAAACCCCTTTCAAGCACCttcattttaaaaagtgtataCAGCAAattcaccagtgttaaatgtacactaCTGGTGTATATATGTGTACCACCAGGActggtggtacccatataaacaccagcagtgtagatttaacactggtgattttgctgtgttttaaataatgaaagcaagacaaaacaaataaatgcaatattattttatttcaataaaccatacagacaaaataacacaaaatatttaaagcaaatttttatatagtttaaatcAACATTCACCTGTTCTGTACACTGTAAATGATGTAAACACATTTGTGACTGTGTGAAAATAAGTTAGTTTTTAAGTTATAGTtgtattgtgttgtgttgtaGTAGATTGCAcgataaaacaaaaataaataattctttccatataacttataaataaataatacaatagCAAGGCACTAGTATGCTACAGTACAAGGTCAGACAGTACTTTGATTGGATCGCGAATCTTCTTTCTCTGTGTAGGCTTCATTAATCACCATGAGAAACTCATTCAACGCCACTCCTTGGATTGTGCTGTTTTTCTCCTGTATGGGAGCAAACACATACCCCATAAGTGCACTGGTAGAACATTGCGCTTATAgtatgggtttgattcccaggtaACGCACGgcctgataaaaaaatgaaattcacTGTAGTGCACACATACCTTGACATGGTGAAGGTCTTGAAGGTCTTTCCAAAGCTTTTGTTCCACACTGTATTTATCTCTCACATTTTTAACCTCTTTCATGATATCATTGACGCTGGCTTTCAGTTCTTTCTTCTCCAACTTCTTGAGCATATCCGTGAAGATTTTTTCATAGACGTTCAACATTCCTTCGAGCATCAGCGACTGACAGGTGCATGAACTTGACTTCAAAACCTGAAATCAAAAACACATAATTTGAACTAATCTGCATGCATTGTGACCCAACAATAAATGTGTGCATGGCATAAAAAGTACTTACATTCACCCGGTCCAGATCAAAAACTTTTATCCTGACCCATTCTGCACCAAGTGTGTTCTGCAAAAGTGGACACAAATGATTGTGCATAGCTGTGCTGTGTTTCACACCAGAATAACCATCAAAAACTAAACAGGGTCACCACATGACTGGTGGTCTGGCTTGGGAAAACAGATGCTTTCCGCTTACAAAGCGCTTGCTGTTGCTTGTATACATCTATGTGGTTGCTATGTGGCATACTGTGTGCagactacactgtcagaaaaaaatgggcTGTCACTGTGGTGGtactagggtggccattcgtgccagttccgccggacacgtcccgaaaacaagttcgggacgtgtccggcggaactggcacgaatggccaccctaggtGGGACCCATTTAAAAAgcacacctttgcacctaaaaagtgcatattagtatctcaaaggtacaaaatgtatacatatctgtacctaatggtacatattaggacctttttaaagggtactgcaaCAGTGACAGCTTGGGGCCATTCTGTGTCAGTGTGTTTGTTTACATATGGTATGGCACCAGAGCATCACTGTTTTAgctaaataaatgcattttgcaATGCATGCAATTATTTCTGACTTTGATTGTGTCTATAAAACATCCTGTTGCTCATATTAGCTTCAAAATCAAAACTGGAACAGTTATGAGGTTGATCTAAACTGATTCATAATGAATGCATATGAGTTGCTTTAAAGCCTAAAGTGGAAGTCTAGATCGTTAGACGTGTATTGTACTTACGTAATGATTTTGTAGTTGCTTGATATTTGTTTCCAGCATTTGGTTCTTGTCTTGTTTAGAACGTCGAAGTCTGAATCCATCGGTTCCTTGAAGAGATGCTATAAGAAGTCCACACATCAGCATTATTGTGAGCCAAGAATCCATTTTTACGTGCTTTTGGATATTGCGATGTGGAACCGAACTGAAGGTCCTGAGCTGATGCTGCTCGGCAGGTGAGTGATGCCAGTGAGAAAGGGGTCGGGGGTTTATATAGCACAGCCTAAAAAGAGCAACACTATGAAGGCGGTAGGGGATGCGCTTGGGGTTTTGGGGTTTCTGTGGGTTACATTTCTATGAAGGTTTCCTTTAAATCAGGGATGTGATGCTATTAGGTGAGTGACGTTGTATTAACATCATGGTGGTTGTATTAACGTCCAAATCATTTTGGATAAGGAATTGCCATTTTTGCAACGCATGTCTTACCGGCTGGGTTGGTGGCCTGTTGAGACGATGAAGACATGATGACTCATTAGGAAACTGGAGCTTGGGTCCCCATCAGATGTTATTCACTGGTTTTATATCTAACTGCCATCTATTTTCCAATGTGCTGCTATGCACAAACATTTAATTGATCATTACCGATGTGTGCTCTTCCCACCTTGAGTCTTTCAGATTTTCACACTGATGCCtggtaaaacaaaataatattggcAAATTTGTATGAAGCATGCATGTACATTATTGGTGATTGTGTGCTTGCATTTATCTGGATGCATGCACATGTGAATATGCATTCGACACAAATCGTTTTTGTGCAAAAGTGCACAGACTGCATTGCAAATGTGCCAATTTTTGACTATCACAATGCATGGGGAAGAGCTTATCAGTCCATTGCTCCAAGTGACGGATTAAAACATGCTTTCATTTTTGTGCTTTCGGTGCCATATGCATTTCTATTGCATTGGTGGTTGTATTGTGGTAATCTTAATTTGCTTAAGTTACATTTTTACTGCCTGTGGCCACATAGTTTTTCAGTTGAATTCCCCTGCAGAGAGACTGTGTGTGGTGTATAGCAACAAACAACCATTCTCATAATTTGAACCTCAAAAACCTTTCTCTGAACTTTTCTCTACTATTAAAACCAGAATGTGTAGATTAAGCATTTTTTCGTCAGAATGACTGGATTTATGAAGAGATTGTTGGGTGGGTTTAATGGATTACCCAATGAATTGCGATTCAATTTGCATTACAGGGTTCTCACGGTTCCTGGAAATCCTtgaagtttgtgaatctgggggaaaaaattcaaggccctgggaagtttttgaaaatgtacatacatagatacaggtcattgaaagtgcttgaatctattttatgcaagaggttttctggaaaaaaatccatattattccctgtgtagtgtaggataatatcataaaaattctagactttttaagcacacatgctaaactgttcgctttaaatgcttatatcttctgtatgcgaatgttgattcataccaaaacaCCTAATGTACAGtaaggaaaataagtatttgaacaccctgctattttacaagttctcccacttagaaatcatggaggggtctgaaattgtcatcgtaggtgcatgtccactgtggtagacataatctaaaaataatcaaaatggAAAttgaactatttatttgtatgatacagctgcaaataagtatttaaacacctgtctatcagctagaattctgaccctcaaagaccttTTAGTcttcctttaaaatgtccacctccactccatttattatcctaaattagatggacctgtttgaggtcgttagctgcatacagacacctgtccaccccatacaatcaggAAGAATCCAACTAcaaacatggccaagaccaaagagctgtccaaagacactagagacaaaattgtacacctccacaagactggaaagggctacggggaaattgccaagcagcttggtgaaaaaaggtccactgttggagcaatcattagaaaatggaagaagctaaacatgactgtcaatctccctcggactggggctccatgcaagatctcacctcgtgaggtctcaatgatcctaaggtgagaaatcagcccagaactacacgggaggagctggtcagtgacctgaaaagagctgggaccaccgtttccaaggttCCTGTCGGTAATACACTTAGATTtaatggtttgaaatcatgcatggcacggatggttcccctgcttaaaccagcacatgtccagtcCCGTCTTAAGTTTGTCAATGAcaatttggatgatccagaggaatcatgggagaaagtcatgtggtcagatgagaccaaaatagaaccttttggtcataattccacaAAACGTGATGAttgatgagtaccatcccaagaacaccatccctactgtgaaccatgggggtggtagcattatgctttgggggtgtttttctgcacatgggacatggcgactgcactgtattaaggagaggatgaccggggccatgtattgcgagattttggctaacaacctccttccctcgttagagcattgaagatgggtcgaggttgggtcttccaacatgacaacGACCCAAAGAACCcaaagcacacagccaggataaccaagaAGTGGttctgtaagaagcatatcatGGTTCTGGCGTGGCCTAGCCAGTCTAAGCATCATTTCTGGGTGGACCGTTAAAGATCGTGACCTGTATAATTCAGGCCAACTTTGAAAACTTCTGAAGGGTTTCCAGAAAAGTGTGGCATATGCATCAGAAGTTCAGCCAACGGGCTATGTGACGTCTGAGAGTATATGCTTTAATCCAGCGTGATTGTGAATGAATGGTTTATCATATGATGTGATGATTGTTCACCCAGAAATTCCAACATGATTTAGCCTCTCCAgttgaacacaaacaaattGTTGTAAATTGTACTACAGGCCTgttgaatgtttttttctgattggctgagaaatgttcaatgggtgttgattattgtTCTGTAaactgcacacctaacttgtcaaatgtcttaaaaataggcaccagagtaatgtttgtggtataagcagaataatttacttccggtcctttgaattactTGTGCTGCattattttgaataattcaatggccagTTCCTTACTTAACATGCGGTTATGTTATCTTCTTATATGGGGGTCAAAATGGTGAAgctcaaaaacacaaacatcatcattaaaataacccaaataaTTCAAGTGGGTTAATATTTGGAGCTTCTAAAGCAaaattatatgtttatttagtatacactcacctaaaggattattaggaacacctgttcaatttctcttCAATGCAATTACcttatcaaccaatcacatggcagttgctttaatgcatttaggggtgtggtcctggtcaagacaatctcctgaactccaaactgaatgtcagaatcggaaagaaaagtgatttaagtAATTTTGAGCGTGGCGTGGTTGGTGGTGCCAGACGGGGCTGGTCTGAGTATATTCTGAGTATCTgttcagttactgggattttcacgcacaaccatttctagggtttacaaagaatggtgtgaaaagggaataacatccagtatgcggcagtcctgtgggcgaaaatgccttgttgatgctagaggtcagaggagaatgagccgactgattcaagctgatagaaaagcaactttgactgaaataaccacgcgttacaaccgaggtatgcagcaaagcatttgtgaagccacaacatgcccaaccttgaggcggatgggctacaacagcagaagaccccaccaggtaccactcatctccactacaaataggaaaaagaggctacaccAAAACTGGACACTTGAAGACTGGAAAAtttttgcctggtctgatgagtctcgatttctgttgagacattcagatggtagagtcagaatttggcgtaaacagaatgagaacatggatccatcatgccttgttaccactgtgccggctgctgctggtggtgtaatggtgtggtggatgttttcttggcacactttaggcccctagTGCCAATTAGCCATCAtcaaatgccacggcctacctgagcattgtttctaaccatgtccatccctttatgaccaccatgtactcatcctctgatggctacttccaggaggataatgcaccatgtcacaaagctcaaatcatggcccccacagtcaccagatctcaacccaatagagcatctttgggatgtggtggaacgggagcttcgtgccctggatgtgcatcccacaattctccatcaactgcaagatgctatcctatcaatatgggccaacatttctaaagaatgctttcagcacattattgaatcaatgccatgtagaattaaggcagttctgaaggcgaaagggggtcaaacacagtattagtatggtgttcctaataatcctttagttgAGTATATGTACAAACCCCAAAGGAAATGATAATGTGAGTTATCTCTTCAACGTAAAACTCTTTTCTTGGAcgacaacaaacacacagattgtaggcaacagtttacttcctgggcatGTTGacgtagtaaagaccgacattatcataattcctcttgcttcggactcagcctgtaagtgaactcctgttagcattgcactgTGTGCGAATCTTTCAAATATGGGAGGTAGTGTCACATTTCTGGTTAATGTCAGTGgcattcaggccaatcacaacatacagattagctgaccaatcagggacacagcgcttttcaaatcagcgcgtttcaggaagagagtgaaatctggagctagaaaaatgtatggtatgtggaaaataatggtgtttttttaaccataaaccattcAAACACATCGTATTATACcaaacaaaataacattgttttttagcaacgAAATGGGTGCACTTTAACTCTCCCCTTTTTGCTTTGTAGTTGTCATATGCACGTCTCCTCACAAGAAGTTGGAAGTCGtatacatctgggatggcatgagtgtttaaattaaatttggtaaattatgacggatttttttatatttgggtgaactatttctgTAACTTATGTCCAAAAAATATGTAATCCATGCATCTTGCACATAACTCtattttgtcaattttatcagactgtgatgatagcCAACAAACCTTTAAATGAGATTGTTTACTAGTTTGTCCGacaagttaaagggatagttcggccaaaaatgatattaaacccatgatttactcacccccaagctgtccgagttgcatatgtccatcgtttttcagacaaacacattttcggatattttataaaatgttttagatctttcagttgatttaatgtatgttacggggtccacccatagtccatgaccttcagcttgggggtgagtaaatcatgggtttaatatcatttttggccgaactatccctctAACATGTAAATATAATCATTAATATAGACCAATTATAGGGGTTTATATTGCTATGGTACAGTATATACTCAGGGTTGCCAACTTATAGCTGGAGTGAGATTTAGGATTTTTGTTTGGTGGGGCGCACGTTCAAATGTTTTTGGATTTTATAGTTATTGAATATTCTGTTCAGTTATTTATTGAATCAAACAAGGCATAATTTTAAACataatgtgtgtttttattttagatacagagtcacattgtttaaaacaattattattagcacaataataataataataaaaccaaTGCAGTACATCAAACCTGCATAGGCCAACACTGCAGGCAGATCAAATGAGAAATAATTAAAaggtaataaataatacaattaaataattGATTTTAAAGCTGTAGTAAATGCTTAGAAGTTTTGTCCTCTTTGTTGAACACTTGTTACTTCATCCTTCATCTGTGCTTTCTGTAGACCCAACGTTCATCTCAGTAGGCCAAATCAAACACCATGAGAAATTCATTCAGCGCTCCTTTCTGGACTGTACCATTTTTCGCctgagtaaaaaaaatatatataatctgaagataTACAATCATAATAAACACGTCTTCACGTGCTTTTCTCAAtgcaaacatttttaacattcataCCTTGATTAAGTGAACGTCTTGAAGATCTCTCCAAAGCTCATGCTCTCCCTTAAATTTAAGTCTCAGCTTCTTTACCTCGCTCACCGCTTTTGTTAGGTTGGTTTTTACGTCTTTCTTCTCAGCGTTGTTGCTCATGTCTGTGAAGATTTCTTCGTAGATTTTCAAAATTCTATCCAGCAACATCGTCTGACACGTGCAGGAAGCCCTCAACTGAGAGGAACACACATCATTAATGTACACATGGTCAAATAATGATCCCTAGGCTGtacctttcaaaaagtataccTTTGCACAAAAACAAATCATGGTAGTATCTCAAATTGGTActtaatgtatacatattaggacttttatAAAGGATGCTGTTGCCTTGGCGACAACTTGGGACCATTTCTTCTGTCATGGTACTGTAAATAAATTCATGATATTTTGCATGGTAAGAagggtaaaaaaataaaaacttacatTCTGCTGATCCAGATAGGGAGCGAAAACAGAATTCCCGACCCATTCTGTGCCAGTTGTGGTCTGAAGGCAATGgacaagaaaaagaaaatgtaagaaTTGTGCAGTTTGAACGTGTTGATCTTCTACCAACCATGCCACCACacatcctcaaacaaggtcaccAATTGCATGAATTACCGGATGCTCTTACTGTGCACAGCACAAATACAGTAAGCAATGTTTTTGCACTAGACAAAAGTGTACAATAAGTTTTAAATTTGCAATAAAGACTAAAATTATTCTGCGATAAATTGATGCCTTTAGAAAACCCAATGCCAAACTGAGGCATAATGAGATCTAAAGTGATTCATCTGGCTTGCAGAAGTTTCTAAGCCCGCTGTAACCCCAATACTTACATAATACTTTTGGAGAGGGTGAATTATTTCCTCTAGTTTCTTCAGCAGCTGTTCCTTGTCATTTCTTGATCGAGGTAACCTGGCTCCATCAGTTACCTGAAGAGACGCTATAAGCAGAAGCACCACGTTGCACCATACATTCATCTTTCTACCTGTGGAGTTTGGATCTTTCGTAACGAAACCGTGCAGTTATAGCGCTCCGACCTGATGCTAGTCTGAAGATGTCGCAGAGAAAGGGGTTGGGGGTTTATATAGGTGCGTAACCCAAAAAGAGAAGATGGCAGGGGATGCCCATCTGGTTTTGGGGTTTCTGTGGGATACTTTTCTATGAAGGTTTCCTTTATACCAGAGATGTACCCAGCCCCTTACCCCAAGAGTAATTTTACAATTAATCTGGGCTAATGTGACCAGCAGTGAAAATGGCCATAGTTGTAAATTTGAGTTAAGGGCCTGTTGAGAGGAACTCCTGATGATTCATTAGCAAACTTAAAGTTGGGTCACCATAAGATGTTGTTGTGTTGTTTAACCGACAGAATTATTCACTTTCCTTTGTGAATCAACTTTTATTCTGCATCCAACTTTTATCCGGTTATATGTGTATACTTATATCATTTGCATACGCTACAGTAAAACTGCTACAATGCGTGTTAGCATAGGCTATCATTGTACTAAATTCAACACTGTGGGTGAGATATGCATGCATATACATTGTGATTGTTTATGTGCATGATTTGAAAAGTGCACATCAGGACACAGAAGTCAGGATGTGTGCATGTATGCACAtgcttatacagtatatacaggaCATGCTTTTGTATTACTCACGTGCTGAATAATCAATTTAAGCTTTTCAAACTTTTAATCAGAATTTCTATAGCTTCGGTGGTTGATTTGTGGTGATCTTTACTGTCGGTGGCCTCAGTTTTTCAGTTGAATTCCCCTGTAGAGAGACTGTGGTGTAGAAACAAACACAACACTTCTCTGAATCAGAACCTCAgaaattttttaaaacaagtttgcATTTAAAACATGTAGTGTATGTCATGCATAGGTATGCTAAACTGGAAAAGCGTAGCGCAAGCAGCGGCAGTCGCGTCCGATACCCTGGAAACGCACGTGCTGAAATAGTCACGTCAAGTTGCTTTTGAAGACATGCAAAAAGCATGATTGTGAAAATATGTGAGATTGTTGCTGTTAATTTGACACAAATGTTTACTTTTTCATTATAATGAATTCATTTGTCTCATAATTGACTCAtaattaagacattttaaggtTAAAACCCCAAACGCTATGTACTATCTTTCAGTATTGTTAAATCATAAATGTTTTCGAATGAACATACTCATGTTAGTCACTTGCGGATGTTGATTGTTAGGTTGAAAATGCAGGACAGTATTATATAGTCATATATTTTTCTAAtgcatttatccaaagtgactttacAAGGTGTACATGTTtctggattcgaacccatgaccttttgtgctgctaactcAATGCTcaaccactgagctatacagaaaCACCATTATTTACATAGTATTGATTTTGATACAAAAATATGCTGAAAATTTCACTTGAGGTGCGTCGATAAAATGCTCCAACCAGAGGAATTATTGGAAAGGGGCTCAAatattaaatcaataaaagaTTAAACTATTACTTTAATACAATTAAATGTTTCGCTCACGTGAATGCAAAATATATCTGACATCTAGGCTAAAactcgtctgtctgtctgtgaaaatttagatgtctaaccatagtccaaaaataaataaaataataataaatcataaATGAACGCAAACACCTTGCAATCagtgttgactttgcttacatgatggaataaaCAAATTTATTTTGGCCAAAACCACATATAACCAAATTAAActttacactcacctaaaggattattaggaacaccatactaatactgtgtttgacccccttttgccttcagaactgccaaTTGGAAATtattgagctttgtgacatagtgcattatcctgctggaagtagccatcagaggatgggtacatggtggtcataaagggatggacatggtcagaaacaacgcttaggtaggccgtggcattttaacgatgcccaattggcactaaggggcctaaagtgtgccaagaaaacatcccccacaccattacacca
The Paramisgurnus dabryanus chromosome 1, PD_genome_1.1, whole genome shotgun sequence genome window above contains:
- the LOC135779397 gene encoding interferon gamma-related-like, coding for MDSWLTIMLMCGLLIASLQGTDGFRLRRSKQDKNQMLETNIKQLQNHYNTLGAEWVRIKVFDLDRVNVLKSSSCTCQSLMLEGMLNVYEKIFTDMLKKLEKKELKASVNDIMKEVKNVRDKYSVEQKLWKDLQDLHHVKEKNSTIQGVALNEFLMVINEAYTEKEDSRSNQSTV
- the LOC135775099 gene encoding interferon gamma-related-like; this encodes MNVWCNVVLLLIASLQVTDGARLPRSRNDKEQLLKKLEEIIHPLQKYYTTTGTEWVGNSVFAPYLDQQNLRASCTCQTMLLDRILKIYEEIFTDMSNNAEKKDVKTNLTKAVSEVKKLRLKFKGEHELWRDLQDVHLIKAKNGTVQKGALNEFLMVFDLAY